CCTTTTATCCTCCCAACTGTGATATGAGGAGTAAATCTTTCTTCAAACTTAAACCCAACCTTTTTCAAGGAATCGTTAATGCCCTTGTACAGCCTTTGAACTTCTTCGTTTTTTTCACATCCAATCCACACAACTCTTGGCAATCCTCTTGGAGGAAAAACCCCGACTTTGTTTATCTCAAAGAGAAAAACGTTGAATTGTCTGGATGCTTCGTCCATTACTTCGGAGATTTTTTTTGCCCTTTCAGGAGATATGTCACCAAAAAAGAAAAGGGTCATGTGCACGTTAGAAGGTGATGGCCAGCTCCCATAAAACCCTTCTTTTTTTAACTCATTTTGAACTTTCGATACTTCTTGTGAAATCTCTGTGGGAGTCTTTATAGCCATGAAAGCTCTCATTTTTCCAGGACCTCCGAATTTTGTATGAAATAATATATTCCAGACCAAACGGTAAGTGCAAAAGTTAACCACATAAACAAAACGTTTACCCATTCTCCAAAAAACGGAGTAAGATTGTAAACAAGGACAACGATTATGAAAGTCATCTGTGAAACTGTTTTTAATTTCCCCCACCAGTTGGCAGCTATGACTTTGGAATTCGACGCAGCCATCATTCTTAGCCCACTAACCGCTATATCTCTCGTGATGATGGTGATAACGAACCAACTCGCAATTTCCCCTCTTTGCAAAAAAACCAAAAGGGCCGCATCTACCAAAACTTTGTCTGCAAGTTGATCCACGAATTTTCCTAGCGTTGTAACTTCGTTCATGCTTCTTGCCAATTTTCCGTCAAGATAATCTGTAAAAGAAGCAACTACAAAAAGCAACAATGCTGCCCACGCCATCGCTTTGCCATTTCTCAAAGCGGCATACATGAATGGAACGACAAGCAATATTCTTACAAACGTTATCTTAGTTGCCAGTGTAACCTTCATGCTTCTCCCTCTAAATCGTAAAATTCACAATCGGTGATCTTTACCTCAACAAATTCTCCAACGTTCAGTTTCCTTTTAGAAGAAAAATGAACGTATCCGTCTATTTCCGGAGCGTCCATATACGTCCTGCCGTAATACATGTTTTTCTCAACACCTTCAATCATAACTTTGAACGTCTTTCCAATATGGGAATTGTTTCTTTCAAGGCTTATCTCCCTTTGAAGTTCCATCAGTTCATCGTAACGCTTTTGAGAAACGGAGGCGGGAACTTTGGGATTTATTTCATACGCCATGGTTCCTTCCTCATCCGAATATACGAACGCTCCCAACCTATCAAAACGGATTTCCTCAACGAATTGAATCAGCTCTTCAAAATCTTCATCGCTTTCCGTCGGAAACCCTACCATAAGTGTGGTACGCAAAATGGCATCTTCTATCGTTTCTCTTATGTTTTTGAATTTCTTCTTCAACGACTCCACATCAGAATTTCTGTTCATCATCTTCAAGATCTTTTCAGAAGCGTGCTGAATGGGAATGTCAAAATAATGAAGGACATGCTTTGAATTTTTCACGAATTCTATAAGCCCATCGTTTACACCATCAGGATATAGATAAAGCAACCTGATCCAAAAATCACCTTCAATTCCATCCAATTCCTTTAAGAGATCCACAAGGGTTCTGTCTTCATCCGAATACTGTGTGAGATCTTGTGAAACAAGCACTAACTCTTTTTTACCGTTTGAAATAAGGAACTTTGCTTCTTGCACCACATCTTCGATTTTTCGGTTTTTTAACGGCCCTTTAAAAGAGGGTATGGCACAAAATGCGCACTTTCTGTTACATCCATCGCCTACTTTCAAATAGGCAAACGGCTTGTCATCAAGGTACCTTGCTGAAAATTCGTAAATTGGGTTAGGATTTGCCACATAGTCAAAAGGTTTCTCCACAGCTTCAACCACTTTAGCCGGTTCAACGACACCCAGAAATGCTGAAACTTCCGGTATGCCTTTGCGAAGATCTTTGAAATACCTTTGAACCAAGCATCCGTGGGCCACTACGCGCTTTCCATACATGGCCAACTCAAAAATTTCATTTATGGATTCTTCTTTTGCCGCCTCTATAAAACCACACGTATTCACCACCATCACATCTGCCTGAGATGGCGAATCGACTATGGTATGCCCTTTCTTTTTCAGATCGGCGATGACAACAGAAGAATCTGCCTCGTTTTTTGGGCAGCCTAGCACACTGACAAATACTTTCACATCATCTTCCTCTTTTTCTTCATGTACAATTCCCGGATTTTCTCCAGTTCTTCTATGTACTCAGTTGTTCTGTAGTTAGGATACGTCATCTCCCAGAAGTGAAAGTGGCCTTTAAGAAAGAGAAGCGTGACTTCCGCGTATATCCCATGCTTAAGATATACACGATTTCCCCACTGT
This sequence is a window from Mesoaciditoga lauensis cd-1655R = DSM 25116. Protein-coding genes within it:
- the thpR gene encoding RNA 2',3'-cyclic phosphodiesterase; its protein translation is MRAFMAIKTPTEISQEVSKVQNELKKEGFYGSWPSPSNVHMTLFFFGDISPERAKKISEVMDEASRQFNVFLFEINKVGVFPPRGLPRVVWIGCEKNEEVQRLYKGINDSLKKVGFKFEERFTPHITVGRIKGVPKNWREKVSGVDLKRTEFECNTLELLSSKLTPKGAIYTVVHQSVLGGLEYER
- the rimO gene encoding 30S ribosomal protein S12 methylthiotransferase RimO; its protein translation is MKVFVSVLGCPKNEADSSVVIADLKKKGHTIVDSPSQADVMVVNTCGFIEAAKEESINEIFELAMYGKRVVAHGCLVQRYFKDLRKGIPEVSAFLGVVEPAKVVEAVEKPFDYVANPNPIYEFSARYLDDKPFAYLKVGDGCNRKCAFCAIPSFKGPLKNRKIEDVVQEAKFLISNGKKELVLVSQDLTQYSDEDRTLVDLLKELDGIEGDFWIRLLYLYPDGVNDGLIEFVKNSKHVLHYFDIPIQHASEKILKMMNRNSDVESLKKKFKNIRETIEDAILRTTLMVGFPTESDEDFEELIQFVEEIRFDRLGAFVYSDEEGTMAYEINPKVPASVSQKRYDELMELQREISLERNNSHIGKTFKVMIEGVEKNMYYGRTYMDAPEIDGYVHFSSKRKLNVGEFVEVKITDCEFYDLEGEA
- the pgsA gene encoding CDP-diacylglycerol--glycerol-3-phosphate 3-phosphatidyltransferase, giving the protein MKVTLATKITFVRILLVVPFMYAALRNGKAMAWAALLLFVVASFTDYLDGKLARSMNEVTTLGKFVDQLADKVLVDAALLVFLQRGEIASWFVITIITRDIAVSGLRMMAASNSKVIAANWWGKLKTVSQMTFIIVVLVYNLTPFFGEWVNVLFMWLTFALTVWSGIYYFIQNSEVLEK